The genomic DNA GAACAAGCAGGTCTTGATGTCATTGCTTAAGCGCTTTCTGCCTATCCCCGATGACATCTCCGATATCATCATTCTAAACCCTGAAACTGGCAGTCAAGATAACCAAACATCTTCATCCAAGCCGACTGATGCTCTGGACTGCGAACCACAAGCAATGCTGCCTGATAAATCGGATGAAAAGGAGGCCGTATTGGATTTACGAGTCATGCTCAGTAGTGGTGAGAATATCAATGTTCAGATGCAAGTGGCCTCCGGCAAATACCTGAAGGAAAGGATCTTATGTCACTGGTCTAGACTCTATATGCAGGGCTTTAAGAAAGGGAAGGATCGCGACCCAGTCACACCGACCTATTCTTTGACATTCACGACCGACTCGATGTTCGGAAAAGAATTTAAAGGTAGTATTAATTCTTTTTCTCTACGCTTGGAAAAGCACCCTCATCTTCCACCTATTAAAGGTCTTAAGATTGTGACCGCCGAGTTAAATAAACTGCCAAGCGATTATAGGCAATTGACTGATTTAAGAGAGAAATGGTGCTATTTTTTGAATCATTCCGAAGCGATAACGGAAGCGGAATACCATTATTTGTCAGAAGACGAGGAACTTAAGATGGCACTAGAACATTTGAATAGATTGTCGGAAGATGAGAGGTTAAAGCAAGAAGCCTTATCCCGTGAGCCATCGGAGATGTCATAGTATTTACACGAACGAGGACTGCGAGAGGAAAGCGAAGCTGAAGGTATAGCTAAAGGCAGAGCTGAAGGCAAAACAGAGGCGCGTCTTGCAATTGCTAAACAAATGCTGAAAAAAAACTTTCCTCTATCAACAATCTCCGAGCTAACTGGTTTGTCTGACGCTGATATTAACCGTCTAAAAGAGTAAAAAATGGTGCTATCTTTTGAGTCATTCCGAAGCGATGACGGAAGCGGCATACCATTATTTATCAAAAGACGAGGAACTTAAGATGGCACTAGAACACTTGAATAGACTGTCGGAAGATGAGAGGTTAGAGCAAGAAGCCTTATCCCGTGAGCTATCGGAGATGGCACAGTATTTACACGAACGAGGACTGCGAGAGGAAGGCGAAGCTGAAGGTATAGCTAAAGGCAAAACAGAGGCGCGTCTTGCAATGGCTAAACAAATGTTGAAAAAAGACTTTCCACTATCGACAATCTCTTAGATAACCGGTTTGTCTGATGCTGATATTAACCGTTCTAAAGGAACATCGCATTCTTATACAGTCGCAATCGCCTCAATGTTGCTCTATCACGCGCCCAATGTTTAAGTGGTAGTGGTGGCGAGTGTTAAGTTATGCAATGTTGCGTGTTCATCAGCAGAGCAAATGCAACTTGTCAACACTTATTGTCGGTTATGCGAATACGCAAAAAACTTCTTATCAAAGCGTAATTTCAGCACTACTATGTCAATAGGTGCTGCACGGCAGCGCGTTCCTCGCATAATTCTTTCTCAGTGGCTACCATCATTTTGCGCTCGTAGTCATTCAATGGTAAGTCTTGCACTATATGCCATTGTCCGTTATTCGTAGTGACCGGAAAGGAGTAGACAAT from Chromatiales bacterium includes the following:
- a CDS encoding PD-(D/E)XK nuclease family transposase — protein: MTKKTPKKTMGLKLTQEITFKMFFSTNKQVLMSLLKRFLPIPDDISDIIILNPETGSQDNQTSSSKPTDALDCEPQAMLPDKSDEKEAVLDLRVMLSSGENINVQMQVASGKYLKERILCHWSRLYMQGFKKGKDRDPVTPTYSLTFTTDSMFGKEFKGSINSFSLRLEKHPHLPPIKGLKIVTAELNKLPSDYRQLTDLREKWCYFLNHSEAITEAEYHYLSEDEELKMALEHLNRLSEDERLKQEALSREPSEMS